Sequence from the Nasonia vitripennis strain AsymCx chromosome 5, Nvit_psr_1.1, whole genome shotgun sequence genome:
CGGTAACGAACCATATAAATCAATGGATAACAAATCATGTGGCGTTGCTGGTATTGTCGACTCCATTGGCGCTGTATATGGTCGTGCCATCTCGAGGTGGTTTTTGGAAAAAGCCCCACCTCTACTCTCAACGCTTTGGCGCCGCGCCGTTTTTCGTCTCTGTCCTTCTCCGACTCTTGTGCTGTGcacatcagagagagagagagagagagagagagagagagagagagagagagagagagagagagagagagagagatagatagatagataggtctttatttgctaaggcaaaaaaaaataatacaattaagGTCACATAGACTGAGTCGCTACAGtctaacaaaattataaaatacaatatatacaaatatCGTCACATATAATCACATAAAAACATATTTGGTCACATATAATTATcacataaaacttttcaaatattaCGTTGCACATTTATGGTTTGGTCATAGACCTATCTGTATTGCACATTGGAAATATAAATTACGTAATACTGAATGAATTATTACGGCCTCAGGACCGAGTCTGACTAGATTAAAACTAGATTAAGGTTAAAAATCAAGCGCCAGAGGGCTCAGAGTCGTCAAGATTCCGTGGCCAGCAGGTGCCGCCGTAGTGCCCCCTTAAAGGAAGCGAGAGATGGCAGGTTTCGCAGAgtagaagggagagagttccAGAACCGAGCACCCTGGACCTGGAAGGCCCTAGCCCCGGTTTCAGTACTGACGGTAGGGATGCTCAGTTCCGGGGGAACTCTCCTACTGGAGGGTCTCGGCTCGTGTTTGCTGAAAAATGAGGCCAGATACGAGGGTTCACCGATCCGAATTACCTTGTAGAGTAGAATGGCCTCATAGTagagccttctggaatcgGTGCGAAGCCATTCTAGACGCCTCCGGTAGGGACTGATGTGTTCATCCCTCCCAACCCCGAAGATGAATCTCACACACGAATTGCTCAGTCTCTGTAACCGTATTCGTTGTTCGGTAGACGCGTCCAGGATAGTCACAGCACAGTAGTCGATGTGCGGTTGTATAAGTGTCTCAACTAGCCTTCTGCGGAGAGTCTCAGTGGTGCAGCCCCTGATAAACCGCAGGCTATACAGGGCTTTGTTGACTTTTTTCGTGATAGCATCCACCTGCGGTCTCCAAGTAAGTTTGCTATCCAGTACAACACCGAGACTCACGACCGTCTCACTGAATGGGACGATCACTCCGTCCGGCAACGGAACCCCAGGCATGTTCCATGATTTAATATCATTAACGTTCTTCATGGACCCGAAAAATATAGACTTAGTTTTGCCGGAGTTAAGTCGCAGACCGGAGCTCTCCGCCCAGTCCGAAACCAGCCGTGCCGCTTCAGCCAGTCGAGCCACGCCGTCCAGGAAGTTATCTTTGTTGGTGTGTAGATAGATCTGGAGGTCAtccgcgtaaaaaagatgtttaattgCGTTGCCGTCGAGTATATTTTGCAGGTCGTTGACATAGAGGCTGAACAGCAAGGGTCCCAGGACAGAACCCTGTGGAACTCCCAGATTGGTTTCAAGCCACTCTGAAGTTCCATTTTTATTCGAAATCACcatctgagagagagagagagagagagagagagagatctttGAGAGTAGTACAACGTACGGCGTGTTTCATTTTGTATTCAGACaacataaaataaaagcagTGTGCACTAGTGGAAGCCGATAGAGTGTCTTGAATTCTTCCCCGTGAACTCCGCCTAATCCTCACCTTCCAAAAGGAAATTAAATCCAACATGTTACGGGTCCCTGCACGTGAAGGAAAGGACCAGTTTCGGTAATTCAGAGTTCAAGAGAGAAAAGCAAGTAAGTAagtgataaataaaaagagaaaagtgctatagagaaaaagaaacgcgcGGAAAGGACGAAACAGTGTATCAGAAGTGTTCAGAGCGAGTCGAGACTAGTGCCGATTCCTGGAAGTCAAAGCAAGCCGCGTCGCGGGGAGTGGCGAGACGGTTCGTGCTTACATTTGTTCGCGGCACATAAATAGGAGATATACACGAGAGAAATATACGCGCTGGGTATGTTTTGTTTTCGATATACATATAAGTTTGAGACGGCGTAAGCCGAAGTTTCTCTTGTCTTATATAGATATAGTTCTATTCTAGAGAACTataaaattcagaatttcagAGTCAAAGAGAAGTACTATATCGAATTTTTTCCTCGTGCGCGAGAGTATATGTCGCTACACTCAAATTTTCATGTGAATCTCTCTCGACGAGCGGGACGCCGTTCGCCCGAGAGCCGGGATGTGTCGTACATGGAACGAGTTGTGAAAATATGATAGAGTCGGACGCAACAACCACtattattcaagacgataATATAAGTTAAGAGAAATCAATAGTATATCGAACTCAATCTaacaaaatcaatttttcaaaatgtgaGATCGGTACAGACGGACTATACCATGTATGCGATCGTCCCAGCCCTATAGTAACGACAAAACCATTGTATGGCTAGTCGGATTGGGAGGGAGTGCATGTGTGTAGGCCTAAGTACATCGATCTTGAATATCAATTTGTCGTACAAATGGTATTCATGTGTGTGATAATtaactaataataaaaatgttcgGTAGGAAAATCCAGAGAAAATGGCAGAAGCGCCAAGAGAAAAcccagaagaaaaaaacaaagaaccAGAATACAGAGACAGCTCAAGCGACAGCGACAGTGATGATGAGAGAAAAGAACGAAAAACAGATAGAGAAGGTAATTAGACACACACAGAGTTCACaactcaaaataaaaaaaagagtggATCCATAGTATGTATTTATATTCTGTACGCAGAAATAATATGTACTAACAGAGAATAAGTAGGTGCTTATGCCCTATACGTAGGGATAACatatacgaaaaataaaaaaaaaataaaaaaaccgaacattaattgaataaaatatttttcagagaCCAAAGCATTCAGAGAAGCACTAATAGCGGTGCTACAAGATCAAAAGGTAGCATTCAACAGGATGTGTGATGGAATGGAGAAAATGGAGACGAAACAACAGGAGATGATCGAAAGCATAAGGAGCTTGAATGCAGGTCTGAAGACATGCTTGGCTGAGGTGCGAAGTCTAGGAGTACAAAGAGAAGAGGTACCCCATCCAATATCTAATTCTACCACGGTCGAAAACAATGAAACACAAAACAAATCAGTAGAGAAAACACCCATTCAGAGTCAAAATATTATACACGATACACAAAGTTCAGAGTCATCAACAATTAACACTTCAGAATGAAATAACTTCAAaactacaaaataaaatatcaactaACAAAGTACACGTAAATAGAGATTACAAATTAAACACAAAAGGAAACATAGATTTATGGTTGGATCTATTAGATTCAGAGCTGGCAGAAAATGACTTACTATGTATACTAAAAAAATCCAGAGAAGTTTGAAAATGATGAAACAGAAACTacattgaaaaagaaaagatcAGTAAGAACTATAATAGTAAGCCATTTAGATGCAAACTATCAACAGAAGGTACTGCAAATTACAGAGCCACATTAAATCATAGAAAACATTAAAGAAATAAGGAAAATTGAAGCAAATCTTTCAGAGATAAATATTAGACAAAAACTTTATGCAATTAGAAAGGGATATAAAGAAAAAGTAGCAGACTTCTGTGATAGATTTGATAATATTATAAGAGAACATGAAAACTGTAACCCAGAGACATCATTGTCAAATGAAGAGAAAAGAGCAATATTTTATCGGGCAGTGTGTGATATTAGCCCACAACTGGTATCAACACACTTAGTGAGATGTCAAACAGGAGAAAAAATGACAGTGGATGATATGAAAAAATGCTTGTTACAGGTAGAAGCACAGAGTACCTCAAATACAGAGAAACCCAGAGCACAATTAGCACAGAGAACTGGAGGCAAAGATTCAGAGAAGAAGTACAAGGATGTAAAATGCTACAGATGCAACGAGACTGGACACTAACAGACTTCATATAATCTACTAAAAGATGATCTCTGGTTTTGCTACGTGTACAATAGAGTCAAAGAACACAAGGGAGACGAATGCCCCAACAAAGTTCAGAggtatgaaaataataatcccaCACGAACCAATCATAACACTTACACCCGTGGTAGAGGTAGTGGAAAGGGGGGTAAAATCAGAGGCAGAGGACACTATCAGAGAAGAGGAAAACCTTATAATAGGCAAAATCAAGAGAACAATCAAAATGTAAACGCCAAGTTTGCAGATaagaaacacacacacacgacacAGTAGAGAATGAAGTTACGTTTATAGCAGATTCAGGTGCCTCACACCACATTATAAACAAAGGGTTTATATTAAGAGatcacgaaaaaaataatattggaGAAACAAAAAgcgcaaacaaaaataaaaatgctaaCGTAAAAATAGATGGTAAAGGGAATTTGTACTTAAAATCTATACCAGAGGGTGAAAATATTTTCCAATCTAATGTTATATTAGCTTCAGATGTCTTCGATTATCTTCTTTCCCTCCAAAAATTTGCAGAGGCTGGATACGGTATTTATTTAGACGATCTTAagttaaaagtttttaataaagagACAAGGGAGGAATATCTATCAGGAAATTATGAATCACCTAATtggatagtaaaatttaacgTTAAAAATTCAGAGACAACAGAAGATACGTGTGACAAATATATAGTAAGAGCAAGCCTAGTGACCGTGGAGGATTTCCTGTCGCAATCTCAGACTAACTCATTAAATAAAGAGAAACAAATTCAGAGACCGTCTGAGATTGGGAGGGAGTTTGAAAAGGAAAGTCCCCAAGAGAACAGTCTAGAGTCAGGAATAGGTGAAGATgagttaaaaagaaaaatacttgatttaaataatgtaatagcagaatcagaaataaataaattatacaataacAATCAGAAAACTAATTCAGAGAACCCAATGCAAAAATCGAGCCTAGGAATGATATGGCATAGAAGGTTGGGACACATGTTACTCGAATACATGaaacaaatgcaaaaattcgaaactgaattaaaaaatgtaaagttAGACAAAGAAATCATGGATTGTGAGTCGTGTATTCTAGCAAATATGGAAAATCAaccatttaaaaataatagaactATATCAGACAGACCTCTTCATACTATTCATACCGATACATGGGTAAAATAACTCCAGCGTCTTATCCAGGGGAAAATCGCTTTATCATAGTGTTTATAGACGATTACAGCAGATATGCTAAAGCATACTGCGTAAAACAAAAGAGTGAATCGGGCAAATGTCTTGATAATTTTCTGACACATACGAGAAACATTCTAGGGAAACATGAGAAGGTATGTTATATCAGAGCGGATAATGGAACAAAATTCACAGGTGGCGAATTCGCAAAGCTAATGAAAAGAGAGGGAATCACAAGCGACTTTGCACCCCCAGAATGAAATGGAACTTCAGAGAGATTTAATAAAACTATTCAGAAGAGAATTAGAGCAATAATGATAGACTCAGGCGTACCAGCCACTATGTGGGTATTAGCAACCGAAgcagctatacacacatacaatAGAACCCCTCATAAAGGAAATAACTACAAGACACCGTTATTCATATTAAATCCAAACAGAGAAAGTCATGTGAAAGAACTAAGAAGATTCGGATGTGTAGCATACGTGAAAATTTCAATTCCAGAGAACAAATTTTCAGAGAGGGCGATAATAGCCATACTCGTAGGTTATACTCCTACAGGGTATTTACTATGGCACCCACAAACACTAAGATTTCTAAATTCAAGACACGTAAAGTGCAACGAGAAATTGTTGTACAAAGACACTGTAGACCAAGTAGATAATATTGAATTAGATTTCAGAGATTTAACTGAGAACCAAATTACAGAAGAAAACACAGAGCAGTCGGAGACCGAAAGTCCCAACAATACAGAGGTAATACAGGAAGAAAAGAAGCTAGATTCCAAAACAGAGATCGACAAATCACTAAAGAGGAAAACTAAGTCGAAAGAAACAACAGAAACTTCAATGAGAAAAATTCCAAGAAGACAAGCGAAAGAAAATCCGCTAAGAGATCCAAACTTTATATATAAGACTCAAGTCAGCAATTCAGAGACAAAAGATGATCAAGATGCTGATGAACAAGTATATGTGCAACTAGCGCAAATAAACAAAGACCCTATAAACTTGAAGGAAGCAGTAAACTATACTGAAggagaaaattggaaaaacgCAATAAGGGAAGAACTAAAGTCGATGGAAGAAAATAATGTGTGGGAAATTGTAGATTACCCGAGTAAAACTTCAGAGAATAAGAGACCAAACGTGATAGACTCTAAATGGGTATTTAAGAGAAAACTAGATAAAAACGGTCAAGAAGTTTTCAAAGCCAGATTAGTCATAAGAGGGTTcaaagacaaaaataaatatgaacTCAGAGAAACCTATGCTCCTGTATCTCGTCTTCCAGTTATTCGAGCAGCCTTGgcagtaataaataaatacgacTTAGACGCAAGTCAATTGGATGTAAAGACGGCTTTCCTAAACAACGACCTGGAGGAAACTATATTCATGGAAATACCAGAAGGAATAGAAAATTCAGAGACCATGAAAGGAAAGAAAGTCTGTAGACTAAAGAAAACACTATATGGATTGAAGATCAGCCCAAAGAAGTGGAACTTAAAATTCGCAACTGAAGTAAGCAAACTTGGACTTGAAAGAGACATCAACGAACCATGTTTGTTCACTTGGAGGAGAGAAGGTAGAATGGTGATGATGATACTGTACGTGGGCGATATTATCTTAGCGGGAAACGATTCAGAGAAAATACAggaaataaaatcaaagctaAGTAAAACATTTCAAATGAAAGGATCTGGGAGAACCTAATATATATTTAGGTATGAAGATACAACGAGATCGAGAGAATAGAACAATGACTCTCAGCCAAACAGAgtatacaaacaaaatattacaGAGGTTCAATATGAGTGAATGCAAACCGCAAAGTACACCGATGATAACGAGACAAGTCAAGAACAGAGAAGTAAAATCTAATCCTGAGAAACTTGAAGAGAAAGAAATCCAGTGCAGAGCCCCGTATAGAGATGCTATAGGAAGCCTATTATACTTGTCAGCAGTAACAAGACCTGACATATCTTATGCAGTGAATTACCTGTCCAGAAAACAAATATCACCTACAGAAAACGACTGGACAGAAGTAAAAAGATTATTCTGATATCTGAGAAAAACTACCAAGACTGGTATAATATTCAGAGGACAAGAGAATGTGATGGAAACTTTTACAGACTCAAGTTTCAGAGACAATGAAGGCTCTACTTCGACAGGAGGATACGTAGTTAAGTTATATGGAGATGTAATTGCTTGGAGAAGCTATAAACAGAACTATGTATCATTATCCACTTGTCAGGCTGAATACTTAGCTATGAGTGAGGCCTGCCAAGAGATAATATCCTTAGACAAGGCAATCAGAGATATGACAGGAAAAACCTGTTATCCTTTCACTATTTGGTGCGACAATAAATTAGCCGGAGATTGTACTCAGATGGACGGATCACAcaagttgaaaaactttgatgaTGATCAAGCTGAGATTCAGAGAAAattaagagaaagagagaaaaccgGCAGCAAAGAACACATAGCAGAAACTCATGGGGATTACATTAAGAGATGTGTGATAGAGGGTAAAGCTATGGTAAAATGGATAGATAATAAAGAGAACATAGTAGACATAATGACTAAACCTCTACCAACACAATCACACAATTACCTcagagataaaataaataattcagagATGAATACAAATTGAAGTGACCATGcacttatttttaatttgttacagaATCCCATGAGACTTAGGAGAGCCACGAAGGGAGGGAGTGTCGGCTGTAACCGCAGCGAGCTTCGTGCCTCTCGGTACTGAAGGCGCCATCTCGAGGTGGTTTTTGGAAAAAGCCCCACCTCTACTCTCAACGCTTTGGCGCCGCGCCGTTTTTCGTCTCTGTCCTTCTCCGACTCTTGTGCTGTGcacatcagagagagagagagagagagagagagagagagagagagagagagagagagagagagagagagagagagagagagagatctttGAGAGATCTTTGAGAGAAGTACAATGTACGGCGTGTTTCTTTTTGTATTCAGACaacataaaataaaagcagTGTGCACTAGTGGAAGCCGATAGACTGTCTTGAATTCTTCGCCGTGAACTCCGCCTAATCCTCACCTTCCAAAAGGAAATTAAATCCAACAATAAGTAGCATTATTGCTTTGATTCTtttgatctgatttttttgtaaataattaatttaaatattcgtCATCGTGTTGTAACTTTGacaaatgtttaaatttaaacattaaatctttcgtgaatttatatcttttaaaaattgcaataatAATCTCTCCCGGTTTATGTAGTTCTTCTGAATTAAAGTTAGGATATCGACTTAACATATCGGCTACAACGTTTTCTTTACCCGAAACGTGATCAATCACTAAACTATAGTCTTGTGTGCCCAAAATCCACCGACGGATTCGGTTGCCAACAAATTTGCATTTGAATAGGAATATTAGAACTCTGTGATCCGTTTTTATGTAAACTTTTGCGGCTCGTAGATAGGTACTTAATTTCTGCAAACTCCATACAACCGCGAGAACTTCTTTCTCTGTAGTAAAGTATGTTTTTTCTGCTGCTTTGAGCGTTTGactgatataaataataacacgtACATCACCGTTATCGTCAATTTGCGATAATGCACCGGCAATTGCAAAGTCCGACGCGTCACAACCAAGGATATAAGGTTTTTAAGGGTCGGGATATGCTAGGCAAACGTCTTTTTCGAAGAGTTCTTTGACTCGCTCGAAAGCTTTTTGATGACTGTCCCCCCACTCCcaggatttttgtttttcttttcgtaaTAGCTCTAATAACGGTATTAACTCATGCGCATGATTTTTTGCGAATTTCGcgtaaaaatttattgtgCCTAGAAAGGCTTGTAACTGTTTTAGATTCTTAGGAATTGGATAGTTTTTTATCGCttcaattttattctcttgAGGTTTTATCCCCTTTGTAGATAGAATAAATCCTAAGAACCGAgtttcatttttgaaaaattctgaTTTTTTGAAACTTATAGTGAAATTCCATTTTATTAAACTTTGAAATAACTCTTCTAAATGCCCCAGGTGATCTTTTTAACTTTTTGAGATACATAAGAAATTGTCTACGAAATTTAATATGGAATCACCAAGATTTTTTGTTACGTGAAATAAACCGCGTAataaagcagcgctgcttatCTTTCTACCGAAAGGGACTACTTCGAATTCATACAGTCTTCCTTCGAACATAAATGCAGTATATTTTTTACTCTCTTCACAAAGAGGTATTTGCCAGAAGCTTGATGTTAAATCAAGACTCGACATGACTTCTACCCCGAAACATTGTTGTAAGAGTTCCTCGATATTTTTTGAGATGATTCTAGATTATCCTCAAACATCTCGTTTACTTTACGTGCGTCTAGGCATAAACGAATCGACCCGTCTTTTTTGAATACCGGTACTATCGGACTTATAAAATTGCTGCTTGAACGACGTATGATTTTCCAATCCAGCATTCTCCCAATTTCTTCCCTGAGTTTACTTTTCATATTAGTTTCTACAGGATATGGAgggataaaaaatgtttcaggATTTTTTACTTGATTTTGTATTCGTATGATGCTAATCTGCCTGGTTTCTTATAGAATACTTTTCgacatttttgtaataaatttctCAGTTTATCAATTGTTTCTGGACTTTTCGTTATACAGAATTTTAGTTTATCGTCGATATCCTCATCGGATATATCGTAAGGATCGACTAATGAATTACGGTTATTATATGAACTCgttaattcatttaaaaatttttggcATCGGGCTTTGTTTAGCACTGTCCGGAATGGTGAGTGAAGATCAACATCATTAGTTGTATCTTCCTTGATAATTTCTATATAACGATAATCCATTTTCgattctaataaattctgatttatataagatattttttctattgtatTCTCTATACGAATTGTTATTTCATTGTGTTTTGTATCTATAAGAAAACCGAGTTCTTTGATTGCATCGATTCCGATAATACAATCTCGTATTAATTTTGGAATAATCAAGAAAATCAAGTCTTTTGTATAAGTACCGATTTCTGTAGGTCTGTAGGCACatcaattgtttatttaacCGAGTCGATTTTAATCCCGTAGCACCTTTGATTATAGTACCTACGATAGGCAGTCACAtcgtttttaaatttttctaggTTGGAATTATAGAAGTTTTCAGAAATACACGTAACTTGACTACCGGTGTCAATTAGGGCTTTTACTGGAATAttgttgattttaattgtaatttccGGGCAGGGACAAATTTCGTCATTTTAGTGTTATCGTCAGAttcatataataaattatctcgtggattattgaaaattgtgCAAATTGGAATCTGTTTATTATCTCTCCTATGATGATCCTTGAAGCACTAAGGTAGTAGTTGCAGGTGTATGTACCTGCagaaaataacataaaataattagttttttgaAAGAAGAAGGTGTATCTGGTACTCAAAAAGTGCATTTTCCGGGAGCACTTCTGATAAAAGTGTATCTTCTGCTTGGCGTAATCTCATAAAAGAATAGATATGATTAAGAATACACTTGGAGGGCTtgcatataaaatttcaaatctgtACGATGGatcagttttgaaaaattaaaattttgatttgaaaaatataggaaAACATGAATTTATCTTAACTGATCTATCGTATAGACTTGAAATTTAATATGCACGCCCTCTGAGTATATTCTAAGTCATATATATTTTACCTGATATTACACCAAGCCGAAGGTGCATCTGGTACTCAAAAAGTGCATTTTCCGGGAGCACTTCTGATAAAAGTGTATCTTCTGCTTGGCGTAatcttataaaagaatatatatGATTAAGAATACACTTGGAGGGCTtgcatacaaaatttcaagtcTGTACAATGGATCTgtttagtaaaattaaaatttggaGATTAATAAATGTTGGAATTAAGAAATTTATGAAAACTGATCTATCGTACAGACTTGAAATTCAATATGCAACACTTCTGAATGTATCATGATTAATAAATgacatattacaaaaattattacttACAATTATAAGGGTGATTGCCTGATGTTATTCGTCTTATTGATTCTGCCGTTGTCCTTGCTACTCCTGAAacgagaaaaattttcaaaaagaaacatttataacaagataaaaatataaattgatGCGATTATACTTATCTTATTTCAATGTTTTCCATGTGTAAGGGACCTCGTATCCTTGCCTTGTCGATGATTTAGAAGAGGGacctgaaaaaataaaattccatTTGTCGTGatttgtatattattttttagagtGAGTGAGAGGGGCCCCTGTCCTCGCCCCTCTCGTGTGAGGCTCAACCACAGCAATCAGCCCCTCCAACGCTcgttaacattttttaagactacattaaatatgaaatataaaaaaagttaaatgtaaaaaaagaaaaatttgtaaaaaatgtgaACGAGCGTTCAacctgaaaaaatattaaattaaatgcatagtaatgtaaataagaaaaactcaTTAATCTGCAAACATGTCTTGCGTCTCGTCCTCTTGGTACTCTCCGCGGTCGTCCTGGCCTCTGTAGTTGTTGTGGTCCTGGCCTTCTCCTCCGTAGTACACGTCCTGGACTTCCAAAACGTCGTCGTGGTCCTGGTTTCCGTAGTTGCCGTCGTCGTTCTGACCGCCGTAGCCGCCGTAGTCGCCGCCGTTGTCACCGTTGTCCTCGATGGGAGCTACGTTGTCGTTCCTCTCCAGTTCGTCGTTGCGTTGCTGCCACTGTTGCTGGCAGGGCCTTCGAGGTTGTGGTTGCAACGCGATGATATCCTCATTGAAGGTTGGCTGTTTTCTCTTCCTTCTATAACCCTCCTTAGCACTTTTCAGGGCCTTTGTCATGGCCACGGAAAACTGATCCTCGTCGGCTTCTTCAGCGTGATCGGGTTTAACGGCATAGCTtctgtaaatatataatataaattgttaatttgtaaaataaataatatttgtaaGAAATTATTCATACCTGCGCAAGCTTTCGCGAACTTTGTGCTCTTCAAAGCCATCAGATGGTCGTTCGTTTTGGAGCCGTGCCATGTCAAATTCCTGAAGAGGTCCTCGTCGATAATAAAGCAGTTCTTGATGAATTTAGCTGCTGTATCCGTTGGATTCAACCCTTTTATGTAGTCGAGGTAGTCAACCTACAAACAATCAATTAATTaagtaatagaaaaaaaaaatacaaatgaaAGTTTAGATTCAATATATGTACTTACAAGGTGTCGAAATTTCTCTTCACTGCAATCGTCAAAGGCTACGAGGTCAGCGGTTGACTTGAAAGGAAGGGAGGCAGGTCGCGTTGTTGCCCTTCTGTTATTATTCCTGGTAATATTAGCCAATATCTCGTGCATCGATCTACAAAgaacaattaattttcaaacctACTACAgtatatatttgaaaatataacgTAGGATTGAAAATCATTTTACCGAGCTACTTGCTCCACGCTCTTGATGCCTTGTTTGATGTCACTGAAAGTAAAACATGTAAATTAATCAACTTTATAATGATTAAATATacgattaaaatgaaataaaagta
This genomic interval carries:
- the LOC116417828 gene encoding uncharacterized protein LOC116417828, translated to MAEAPRENPEEKNKEPEYRDSSSDSDSDDERKERKTDREETKAFREALIAVLQDQKVAFNRMCDGMEKMETKQQEMIESIRSLNAGLKTCLAEVRSLGVQREEVEAQSTSNTEKPRAQLAQRTGGKDSEKKYKDVKCYRCNETGH